The following proteins come from a genomic window of Corallococcus sp. NCRR:
- a CDS encoding GMC family oxidoreductase N-terminal domain-containing protein, translated as MAPAYDALVIGTGFGGAVAACRLAQAGLSVRVLERGLRYPKGSFPRDFEDPRNGWLWQHRQGLFDIKLLKGMSVVQAAGYGGGSLIYANVHLRPPPDVFASGWPEGYSRESLDPYYDLVAHMLDVQPITASARGLPPKTKRMQEVAKKLGREAQFFYPNLAVRFAPAGEPLPNKFGVLQEGCSYCGECDIGCNRRAKNTLDLNYLAVAEQRGAEVTTQAEVTRIEPLSPGYRVTFTDHASAGMQRTVDARRVFLCAGAVNSTELLLRNRDVHGTLPDLSARLGSRYSANGDFLAFAFDTKEPWDPAVGPTITTGMVVEEGQGKDKTWFLFQEGGHPVQAAGLMMAMDPDRAMSLPADLLQRELVKVLRTRSREMAAIENERGRFQAVFLAMGRDKSNGRLTLSPLTRELQVQWDVPANLPLYRTQEQLCEDVARALGTRAAYNPLWERLHLPVSVHNLGGCAMAEEPAYGVLTPDGEVHGYPGLYVMDGAALPVGVGVNPSSSIAAVAERNVEQVIRQVKDAPNWVAPERVPVKSAPAYPPRVSMRMMPEVEAVASPVVPGTDPLGEVVIPPGGTVASPTPVVGLRFTERMKGFLQPNHPSPEDFAGAARAGQRAGQTAEFVVTITLPNLDRFLAQESHGGIVQGTLHVRGFTPPGGAPVENGVFNLFVGTERFYERRMLYLMPFTGVDGQPYLLDGYKEVNDDAGFDVWSDTSTLYTVLRKGHERTGPIVATGIIRLHLPDFLQQLTTFSVLGTSSPLKQADAMRRFGGMFMGTLWDVFARAKFD; from the coding sequence ATGGCACCGGCATACGACGCCCTGGTCATCGGCACCGGGTTTGGCGGGGCGGTGGCGGCCTGTCGGCTCGCGCAGGCGGGTTTGTCCGTGCGCGTGCTCGAACGCGGCCTGCGCTACCCGAAGGGCAGCTTCCCGCGCGACTTCGAGGACCCTCGCAACGGCTGGCTGTGGCAGCACCGCCAGGGGCTCTTCGACATCAAGCTCCTCAAGGGGATGAGCGTGGTGCAGGCCGCGGGGTACGGCGGCGGCTCGCTCATCTACGCCAACGTGCACCTGCGCCCGCCGCCGGACGTGTTCGCGTCCGGGTGGCCGGAGGGCTACAGCCGGGAGTCGTTGGATCCGTACTACGACCTGGTCGCGCACATGCTGGACGTGCAGCCCATCACAGCCTCCGCGCGCGGGCTGCCGCCCAAGACGAAGCGGATGCAGGAGGTGGCGAAGAAGCTGGGCCGCGAGGCGCAGTTCTTCTACCCGAACCTCGCCGTGCGCTTCGCCCCCGCGGGCGAGCCCCTGCCCAACAAGTTCGGCGTGCTCCAGGAGGGCTGCAGCTACTGCGGCGAGTGCGACATCGGCTGCAACCGCCGCGCGAAGAACACCCTGGACCTCAACTACCTGGCCGTCGCGGAGCAGCGGGGCGCGGAGGTCACCACCCAGGCGGAAGTCACCCGCATCGAGCCCCTGTCGCCGGGCTACCGCGTCACCTTCACCGACCACGCGAGCGCTGGCATGCAGCGCACCGTGGACGCCCGCCGCGTCTTCCTGTGCGCGGGCGCGGTGAACTCCACGGAGCTCTTGCTGCGCAACCGCGACGTGCACGGCACGCTGCCGGACCTGAGCGCGCGGCTGGGGTCGCGCTACTCGGCCAACGGAGACTTCCTCGCCTTCGCCTTCGACACGAAGGAGCCGTGGGACCCGGCGGTGGGCCCCACCATCACCACCGGCATGGTGGTGGAGGAAGGGCAGGGCAAGGACAAGACCTGGTTCCTCTTCCAGGAAGGCGGGCACCCGGTGCAGGCGGCGGGGCTGATGATGGCCATGGATCCGGACCGTGCGATGTCGCTGCCGGCGGACCTGCTCCAGCGCGAGCTGGTGAAGGTGCTGCGCACGCGCTCCAGGGAGATGGCCGCCATCGAGAACGAGCGCGGACGCTTCCAGGCCGTGTTCCTGGCCATGGGCCGGGACAAGTCCAACGGCCGGCTGACGCTGTCGCCCCTCACCCGCGAGCTCCAGGTGCAGTGGGACGTGCCCGCGAACCTGCCGCTGTACCGCACGCAGGAGCAGCTCTGCGAGGACGTGGCCCGGGCGCTGGGCACGCGCGCCGCCTACAACCCGCTCTGGGAGCGGCTGCACCTGCCGGTCTCCGTGCACAACCTGGGCGGCTGCGCGATGGCGGAGGAGCCCGCGTACGGCGTGCTCACGCCCGACGGCGAGGTGCACGGCTATCCCGGCCTGTACGTCATGGACGGCGCGGCGCTGCCGGTGGGCGTCGGCGTCAACCCGTCCTCCAGCATCGCCGCGGTGGCCGAGCGCAACGTGGAGCAGGTCATCCGCCAGGTGAAGGACGCGCCCAACTGGGTGGCGCCGGAGCGCGTGCCCGTGAAGTCCGCGCCCGCGTACCCGCCCCGCGTCAGCATGCGGATGATGCCGGAGGTGGAGGCGGTGGCCTCGCCGGTGGTACCGGGGACGGATCCGCTGGGCGAGGTGGTGATTCCGCCTGGCGGCACGGTGGCGTCCCCCACGCCGGTGGTGGGCCTGCGCTTCACGGAGCGGATGAAGGGCTTCCTCCAGCCGAACCACCCGTCACCGGAGGACTTCGCCGGGGCAGCGCGGGCGGGCCAGCGCGCGGGGCAGACGGCGGAGTTCGTCGTCACCATCACGCTGCCCAACCTGGACCGCTTCCTCGCGCAGGAGTCCCACGGCGGCATCGTGCAGGGCACGCTGCACGTGCGCGGCTTCACGCCGCCCGGGGGCGCGCCGGTGGAGAACGGCGTCTTCAACCTCTTCGTGGGCACGGAGCGCTTCTACGAGCGGCGCATGCTGTACCTGATGCCCTTCACCGGCGTGGACGGCCAGCCGTACCTCCTGGATGGCTACAAGGAGGTCAACGACGACGCGGGCTTCGACGTGTGGAGCGACACGTCCACGCTCTACACCGTGCTGCGCAAGGGGCATGAGCGCACCGGCCCCATCGTCGCCACCGGCATCATCCGCCTGCACCTGCCGGACTTCCTCCAGCAGCTCACCACGTTCTCCGTGCTGGGCACGTCCTCGCCGCTGAAGCAGGCGGACGCGATGCGGCGCTTTGGCGGCATGTTCATGGGCACGCTCTGGGACGTCTTCGCCCGCGCGAAGTTCGACTGA
- a CDS encoding serine/threonine-protein kinase: protein MPEAGSPEVVTDEEVPTTPSVDPLVGSKIGEFVIHERVGAGGMGVVYRAEHPLIGKHAAIKVMRAELVSPEQEQRLLVEARAVNAIRHPGVLDIFNFGTLPDCRPYVVMELLQGQSLADRMREQGRMDVGTTAWVLEQVLAALAAAHRAGVVHRDLKPANVFLMEQPDAAPLIKLVDFGIAKVMQEQDALARADGSTLGTPDFMAPEQVRGGEVGPAADLYALGVMAFHMLTGTRPFQGDNVQVMFAHVEQIPPRVSSRVEGIPPELDDLVARLMAKEPAKRPATATDVRLKLRSLARPPVPSGSAEPPLESPAVPAVPMAIVAPARRNGMSLAVAAVAGVALLGVGYGLGARTGKAEQLQVIAPPRPSEQVLVDARPVPPVEPPPVTETQPPVEAQPEVVDDAAPEEAETATATLAKSTKLPPLPAVTPSEIKMEQRQAGLFKLLLARAKDVDAEGVLRGRLLQQYRAAAEATSDSERARIHVALDDIEKELTQRIALHDAPPAPVVAVVAPPVAPRVPALVIPKLPTLPQGNASEQKLAQRMDKLVVELRKRTQNQDVAPELTKQLVDIFTEAAKAQTATERMTVHQALDAWQERLTTRFPR, encoded by the coding sequence TTGCCAGAAGCGGGGTCACCGGAGGTGGTGACGGACGAGGAGGTCCCAACGACGCCATCGGTGGATCCGCTGGTGGGATCGAAGATTGGCGAGTTCGTCATCCACGAGCGCGTGGGCGCGGGCGGGATGGGGGTCGTCTACCGGGCGGAGCACCCGCTGATTGGCAAGCACGCGGCCATCAAGGTGATGCGCGCGGAGCTGGTGTCCCCGGAGCAGGAGCAGCGGCTGCTGGTGGAGGCGCGGGCGGTGAACGCCATCCGGCATCCGGGCGTGCTGGACATCTTCAACTTCGGGACGCTGCCGGACTGCCGGCCGTACGTGGTGATGGAGCTGCTCCAGGGCCAGTCGCTCGCGGACCGGATGCGCGAGCAGGGCCGGATGGATGTGGGGACCACGGCCTGGGTGTTGGAGCAGGTCCTCGCCGCGCTGGCGGCAGCGCACCGGGCGGGCGTGGTGCACCGCGACCTGAAGCCCGCGAACGTGTTCCTGATGGAGCAGCCGGACGCGGCGCCGCTGATCAAGCTGGTGGATTTCGGCATCGCCAAGGTGATGCAGGAGCAGGACGCGCTGGCGCGGGCGGATGGCTCCACGCTGGGGACGCCGGACTTCATGGCCCCGGAGCAGGTCCGCGGAGGCGAGGTGGGCCCGGCCGCGGACCTGTACGCGCTGGGCGTGATGGCGTTCCACATGCTCACGGGCACCCGGCCGTTCCAGGGTGACAACGTGCAGGTGATGTTCGCGCACGTCGAGCAGATCCCGCCCCGGGTGTCGTCGCGGGTGGAGGGGATCCCGCCGGAGCTCGATGACCTGGTGGCGCGGTTGATGGCGAAGGAGCCGGCGAAGCGGCCCGCGACCGCGACAGACGTGCGGCTGAAGCTCCGGAGCCTGGCGCGACCGCCCGTGCCGTCCGGGAGCGCGGAACCGCCATTGGAGTCACCGGCCGTACCGGCAGTGCCCATGGCCATCGTGGCTCCGGCTCGCCGGAACGGGATGTCGCTCGCGGTGGCCGCGGTCGCAGGGGTGGCGCTGCTGGGAGTGGGTTACGGGCTGGGAGCGCGGACGGGGAAGGCGGAGCAGCTGCAAGTGATTGCACCGCCTCGGCCTTCCGAGCAGGTGCTGGTGGACGCGAGACCTGTGCCTCCAGTGGAGCCGCCGCCAGTCACGGAGACGCAGCCCCCTGTCGAGGCGCAGCCCGAGGTCGTCGACGACGCCGCGCCCGAGGAGGCGGAGACCGCGACAGCGACCCTGGCGAAGTCCACGAAGTTGCCACCGTTGCCGGCGGTGACTCCCTCCGAGATCAAGATGGAGCAGCGGCAGGCGGGGCTGTTCAAGCTGCTGCTGGCGCGGGCGAAGGACGTGGACGCGGAGGGAGTGCTGCGCGGCAGGCTGCTCCAGCAGTACCGGGCCGCCGCGGAGGCGACGTCGGACTCCGAGCGTGCGCGCATCCATGTCGCGCTGGATGACATCGAGAAGGAGCTGACCCAGCGCATCGCACTGCACGATGCGCCCCCTGCGCCCGTCGTCGCCGTCGTCGCGCCACCCGTGGCGCCCCGGGTCCCGGCGCTCGTGATTCCCAAGCTCCCCACCCTGCCCCAGGGCAATGCCTCCGAGCAGAAGCTGGCCCAGCGCATGGACAAGCTGGTGGTGGAGCTGCGCAAGCGCACGCAGAACCAGGACGTCGCGCCGGAACTCACGAAGCAGTTGGTGGACATCTTCACTGAAGCCGCGAAGGCCCAGACCGCCACCGAGCGCATGACCGTGCATCAGGCCCTCGATGCGTGGCAGGAGCGATTGACGACGCGCTTCCCTCGCTGA
- a CDS encoding NADP-dependent oxidoreductase — MKAVVLKGYGDVDVLAVQDLPEPKVGPGEVKVRVTAASINPVDWKIRRGDMKGRMDLKFPVAILGRDVAGEVVEVGTGVEAFEPGDRVMGLVTAGYAETVVAPTEAWAKVPENLDLKDAAALPLVTLTGTQLIEEHVQPSQGDTVLITGALGAVGRSAVFAARARGARIWAGVRKKQVEEARKLGVDGVVALDDPKDVAKLPTLDAVADTVGGEAVAAVLGKVKHGGTVGTVVGEPKGAKEKGLVVRSFMAHPDARRLEQIAQSAAKGDLVIPVSRTFKLDDAREAQKVAEQGGVGKVLLVN; from the coding sequence ATGAAAGCGGTCGTGCTCAAAGGCTATGGGGACGTGGACGTGCTCGCGGTGCAGGACCTGCCCGAGCCGAAGGTGGGGCCGGGCGAGGTGAAGGTCCGCGTCACCGCCGCGAGCATCAACCCGGTGGACTGGAAGATCCGCCGCGGGGACATGAAGGGGCGGATGGACCTGAAGTTCCCGGTGGCCATCCTCGGGCGCGACGTGGCCGGTGAGGTGGTGGAGGTCGGCACGGGCGTGGAGGCCTTCGAGCCGGGCGACCGCGTGATGGGCCTCGTGACCGCGGGCTACGCGGAGACGGTGGTCGCGCCCACGGAGGCCTGGGCGAAGGTGCCCGAGAACCTGGACCTGAAGGACGCCGCCGCGCTGCCGCTGGTGACGCTGACGGGCACGCAGCTCATCGAGGAGCACGTGCAGCCCTCGCAGGGGGACACGGTGCTCATCACGGGCGCGCTGGGCGCGGTGGGGCGCTCGGCCGTCTTCGCGGCGCGGGCGCGGGGCGCGCGCATCTGGGCGGGCGTGCGCAAGAAGCAGGTGGAGGAGGCCCGGAAGCTGGGCGTGGACGGCGTCGTCGCGCTGGATGATCCGAAGGACGTCGCGAAGCTGCCCACGCTGGACGCGGTGGCGGACACGGTGGGCGGCGAGGCCGTGGCGGCGGTGCTCGGCAAGGTGAAGCACGGCGGGACCGTGGGCACCGTGGTGGGCGAGCCGAAGGGCGCGAAGGAGAAGGGCCTCGTGGTGCGCAGCTTCATGGCCCATCCGGATGCGCGCCGGCTGGAGCAGATCGCGCAGAGCGCGGCGAAGGGGGACCTGGTGATTCCCGTCAGCCGGACGTTCAAGCTGGACGACGCGCGCGAGGCCCAGAAGGTCGCGGAGCAGGGCGGCGTGGGCAAGGTGCTGCTCGTCAACTGA
- a CDS encoding FAD-dependent oxidoreductase, with translation MAKKYDVVVVGSGFGGSITALRLAQAGRSVAVLERGRRYNPGQFPRDVTRADELLWRHPIRPEARGLYDVRFLSGIGTVTASGVGGGSLVYANIHVRPDPIVFDHPRWPRGFSREALDPFYDKVARELDVKPFPASEPLKKRDLFQQAARRMGRQTFDPDEAVSWTEPSAPGRKACQRCAECEFGCQYGAKNTLDLTYLARAEKLGATVWPGLSVSHVQRVAGGYRVHFKDLATGEKTSVEGSRVVLSAGALGTVEILLRSRDRARTLPLVSDWLGRGYSGNGDFLGSLHGSREEILPWQGPDVATVMRFFDAAPRFTMVTATFNQPATAVLAGMGQPRLGLLGGVGAPLWPKLWPLLHGAFAKGLFSKPLGTGVDPARTSNLFAIGQDNANGQMVLKGDRLDIEWDYANENLALVNRMTSAMQELASQYGGTFAPLVTWELFRRPFTVHSLGGAHLAESPARGVVSTEGEVFNYPGLYVADGSVIPTSIGFHPVMTISAVAERIAEAVAHGF, from the coding sequence ATGGCGAAGAAGTACGACGTGGTGGTGGTGGGCTCCGGCTTCGGCGGTTCCATCACCGCGCTGCGGCTGGCGCAGGCGGGCAGGTCCGTGGCGGTGCTGGAGCGGGGCCGCCGGTACAACCCGGGCCAGTTCCCCCGGGACGTCACGCGCGCGGATGAGCTGCTCTGGCGCCATCCCATCCGCCCGGAGGCGCGCGGGCTCTACGACGTGCGCTTTTTGTCCGGCATCGGCACGGTGACGGCGAGCGGCGTGGGCGGCGGGTCGCTCGTGTACGCGAACATCCACGTGCGGCCGGACCCCATCGTCTTCGACCATCCTCGCTGGCCCCGGGGCTTCAGCCGCGAGGCGTTGGACCCGTTCTACGACAAGGTGGCGCGCGAGCTGGACGTGAAGCCGTTCCCCGCGTCCGAGCCGCTGAAGAAGCGCGACCTGTTCCAGCAGGCCGCGCGGCGCATGGGCCGTCAGACCTTCGACCCGGACGAGGCCGTGTCCTGGACGGAGCCCTCCGCTCCAGGCCGCAAGGCGTGTCAGCGCTGCGCGGAGTGCGAGTTCGGCTGCCAGTACGGCGCGAAGAACACCCTGGACCTCACCTACCTGGCGCGAGCGGAGAAGCTGGGCGCCACCGTGTGGCCGGGCCTGTCCGTCTCCCACGTGCAGCGCGTGGCGGGCGGCTACCGGGTGCACTTCAAGGACCTGGCCACCGGAGAGAAGACGTCCGTGGAGGGCAGCCGCGTGGTGCTGTCCGCCGGCGCGCTGGGCACGGTGGAGATATTGCTGCGCAGCCGCGACCGGGCCCGCACGCTGCCGCTGGTGAGCGATTGGCTGGGCCGGGGCTACTCCGGCAACGGCGACTTCCTGGGCTCGCTGCACGGCAGCCGTGAGGAGATATTGCCGTGGCAGGGGCCGGACGTGGCCACGGTGATGCGCTTCTTTGACGCCGCGCCGCGCTTCACCATGGTGACGGCCACGTTCAACCAGCCGGCGACGGCGGTGCTCGCGGGCATGGGGCAGCCTCGGCTGGGGCTGCTGGGCGGCGTGGGGGCTCCGCTGTGGCCGAAGCTGTGGCCGCTGCTGCACGGCGCGTTCGCCAAGGGGCTGTTCAGCAAGCCGCTGGGGACCGGCGTGGATCCGGCGCGCACGAGCAACCTGTTCGCCATCGGCCAGGACAATGCCAATGGGCAGATGGTGCTCAAGGGCGACCGGCTGGACATCGAGTGGGACTACGCGAACGAGAACCTGGCGCTGGTGAACCGCATGACGTCCGCGATGCAGGAGCTGGCCTCGCAGTACGGCGGGACGTTCGCGCCGCTCGTCACCTGGGAGCTGTTCCGCCGGCCGTTCACGGTGCACTCGCTGGGCGGGGCGCACCTGGCGGAGTCGCCGGCCCGGGGCGTCGTGTCGACGGAGGGCGAAGTGTTCAACTACCCAGGACTGTACGTGGCGGATGGCTCCGTCATCCCCACGTCCATCGGTTTCCATCCGGTGATGACCATCAGCGCGGTGGCCGAGCGCATCGCGGAGGCGGTGGCCCATGGCTTTTGA
- a CDS encoding RluA family pseudouridine synthase: protein MAPHLTALEPAPRADEVPGAFPSPFDAVGPHALARRAAESLQAALREGCIAPGLTSDILQGPDGGKMFGVLVVRQPDGTFGVLRAFSAMLAGRWDVPGFVPPVFDREARARVEPVADATVKSLLARAEAWSTSEELRRLREDDDARQSREATEREAMRLRHDARRVQRHERRAEILAIPLRTEPLGEEPQSPQSALTEAERARALHALDQESRGDKAEKRRWDAAQEEARRQLAPAREKAERRVRALDRLRRIVSRGFMKQFHDTYAITNARGETRPLRLLYGGAEPPSGAGDCAGAKLLAYAFAQGLQPVALAEFWWGTPPASGGRIQGAFYPACRDKCGPLLPFMLEGLQVSAPRVFVPPPAPTPDLSIVFEDAWLVVIDKPCGLLSVPGRDASLLDSVLTRLRARYPNATGPLLAHRLDLDTSGLLVAALDSRTHASLQRQFLHRDVAKRYVALIDGPVHGDAGTITLPLRVDLDDRPRQIVDSLHGKPAVTDWEVLHRAASHTRVAFHPRTGRTHQLRVHAAHPQGLGAPIVGDPLYGHAGLRLHLHAETLSFVHPATGQRVSFTRAAPF from the coding sequence GTGGCCCCGCATCTCACCGCACTCGAACCGGCGCCCCGGGCGGATGAAGTTCCAGGAGCGTTCCCGAGCCCCTTCGACGCGGTGGGCCCGCACGCCCTCGCGCGCAGGGCCGCGGAGTCGCTGCAGGCCGCGTTGCGTGAGGGCTGCATCGCGCCAGGGCTGACCAGCGACATCCTCCAGGGGCCGGACGGCGGGAAGATGTTCGGCGTGCTCGTGGTGCGGCAGCCGGATGGAACCTTCGGCGTGCTCCGCGCCTTCTCCGCGATGCTCGCGGGACGCTGGGACGTCCCGGGCTTCGTGCCTCCCGTGTTCGACCGCGAGGCACGTGCCCGCGTGGAGCCGGTGGCCGATGCCACGGTGAAGTCCCTCCTGGCCCGAGCCGAAGCGTGGAGCACCTCCGAGGAACTGCGCCGCCTGCGTGAGGACGATGACGCCCGTCAGTCACGCGAGGCCACGGAGCGCGAAGCCATGCGCCTGCGCCACGATGCCCGGCGCGTACAGCGGCACGAACGCCGTGCGGAAATCCTGGCCATTCCCTTGCGCACGGAGCCCCTGGGCGAAGAGCCACAGTCGCCGCAATCCGCGCTCACGGAGGCCGAACGCGCGAGGGCGCTGCACGCGCTCGACCAGGAAAGCCGGGGCGACAAGGCGGAGAAGCGCAGATGGGACGCGGCGCAGGAGGAAGCCCGGCGCCAGCTCGCCCCCGCCCGTGAGAAGGCGGAGCGTCGGGTGCGCGCGCTGGACCGCCTGCGCCGCATCGTCTCCCGCGGCTTCATGAAGCAGTTCCACGACACCTACGCCATCACCAACGCCCGGGGAGAGACCCGCCCCCTTCGCTTGCTCTACGGCGGCGCGGAGCCCCCGTCCGGTGCCGGCGACTGCGCGGGCGCGAAGCTGCTCGCGTACGCCTTCGCGCAGGGACTCCAGCCCGTGGCGCTCGCGGAGTTCTGGTGGGGCACGCCGCCCGCGTCCGGTGGCCGCATCCAGGGCGCGTTCTATCCCGCGTGCCGCGACAAGTGTGGTCCCCTGCTCCCGTTCATGCTGGAGGGCCTTCAGGTCTCCGCGCCTCGCGTCTTCGTCCCGCCACCCGCGCCCACGCCGGACCTCTCCATCGTCTTCGAGGACGCGTGGCTCGTCGTCATCGACAAACCCTGCGGCCTGCTGTCCGTGCCGGGCCGGGATGCCTCACTGCTGGACTCGGTGCTCACCCGCCTGCGCGCGCGATACCCCAACGCCACGGGACCGCTGCTCGCGCACCGGCTGGACCTGGACACGTCCGGGTTGCTCGTCGCCGCGCTGGACAGCCGCACGCACGCGTCCCTTCAACGCCAGTTCCTGCACCGCGACGTGGCCAAGCGCTACGTGGCGCTCATCGACGGGCCCGTGCACGGCGACGCGGGCACCATCACCCTTCCCTTGCGCGTGGACCTGGACGACCGCCCCCGGCAGATCGTCGACTCCCTCCACGGCAAGCCCGCGGTCACCGATTGGGAGGTCCTCCACCGCGCGGCGAGCCACACGCGCGTGGCCTTCCATCCGCGCACCGGCCGCACGCACCAGCTCCGCGTCCACGCGGCCCATCCCCAGGGCCTGGGCGCCCCCATCGTGGGAGACCCGCTGTACGGACACGCGGGCCTGCGCCTGCACCTGCACGCCGAAACGCTGTCGTTCGTGCATCCGGCGACGGGGCAGCGCGTGTCCTTCACCCGCGCCGCCCCGTTCTGA
- a CDS encoding alpha/beta fold hydrolase — MAFDYRSSAAVFRTRSQDVTLQGLPMAERYDFLSGDGVPLKLTRFVGGTKGPVLLVHGAGVWSGMFMLPTLKENFVQYLVRHGYDTWLLDWRASVQLPLRQFTLDDAADHDMPAAVRRIREITGAESVQAVVHCAGSAAFFMSMAAGHLPDVRTVVASQVALHHHTPASTRFKALLRVPELLDAGLDSLTPDDASRTPLFQAAFTKVSGFLRMECDSPVCHRLSFMYGRLYRHARLNPETHARLEEQFGKCNLLTFRHLGQMARGGHAVKFDYGRSENLRRYGQARPPDYLDPEPFQRPITFVSSEQNRTYLPTSTERTFQWLREANGARWYQRRMLPGYGHLDTFMGSTAADDTYPVLREALEFQPR; from the coding sequence ATGGCTTTTGATTACCGAAGCAGCGCGGCGGTGTTCCGGACGCGGTCCCAGGATGTGACGCTCCAGGGACTGCCCATGGCGGAGCGGTACGACTTCCTCTCGGGCGACGGCGTGCCCCTGAAGCTCACCCGCTTCGTGGGCGGCACGAAGGGGCCGGTGCTGCTGGTGCACGGCGCGGGCGTGTGGAGCGGCATGTTCATGCTGCCCACGCTGAAGGAGAACTTCGTCCAGTACCTGGTGCGCCACGGCTACGACACGTGGCTGTTGGACTGGCGCGCCAGCGTGCAGCTGCCCCTGCGCCAGTTCACGCTGGACGACGCGGCGGACCACGACATGCCGGCGGCGGTGCGGCGCATCCGCGAAATCACCGGCGCGGAGTCGGTGCAGGCGGTGGTGCACTGCGCGGGGTCCGCGGCGTTCTTCATGTCCATGGCCGCGGGCCACCTGCCGGACGTGCGCACCGTGGTGGCGTCGCAGGTGGCGCTGCACCACCACACGCCGGCCTCCACGCGCTTCAAGGCGCTCCTGCGGGTGCCGGAGTTGCTGGACGCGGGGCTGGATTCGCTCACGCCGGATGACGCGTCCCGCACGCCGCTGTTCCAGGCGGCCTTCACGAAGGTGTCCGGCTTCCTGCGGATGGAGTGTGACAGCCCGGTGTGCCACCGGCTGTCGTTCATGTACGGCCGGCTGTACCGGCACGCGCGCCTCAACCCGGAGACGCATGCGCGGCTGGAGGAGCAGTTCGGCAAGTGCAACCTGCTGACGTTCCGCCACCTGGGGCAGATGGCGCGCGGCGGCCACGCGGTGAAGTTCGACTACGGCCGCTCGGAGAACCTGCGGCGCTACGGGCAGGCCCGGCCGCCGGACTACCTGGACCCGGAGCCCTTCCAGCGGCCCATCACGTTCGTCTCCAGCGAGCAGAACCGCACGTACCTGCCGACGTCCACGGAGCGCACCTTCCAGTGGCTGCGCGAGGCCAATGGCGCCCGCTGGTACCAGCGCCGCATGCTGCCGGGCTACGGCCACCTGGACACCTTCATGGGCAGCACCGCCGCGGACGACACGTACCCCGTGCTGCGCGAGGCGCTGGAGTTCCAGCCCCGCTGA